One part of the Georgfuchsia toluolica genome encodes these proteins:
- the mdoH gene encoding glucans biosynthesis glucosyltransferase MdoH, with protein sequence MELHPPARMMPCAPPIRRSSMAPAAWPPDNAGKARPCDASPSPIIHMLQPRMRRCVLLALIFGQSFLATHFMRQVLPYHGAQPLEIAVLTLFALLFLWVSAGFWTALMGFLQLLRGDRNLISRHGLGDTPMPATARTAIVMPICNEDVARVFAGLRATYRSLAEMEYLPHFDFYVLSDSSEVDCRVAELAAWADMRRDCDAAGRLFYRWRRHRIKKKSGNVADFCRRWGRNYEYMVVLDADSVMSGDCLATLVRLMEAHSDTGIIQTAPHTAGRDTLYARMQQFASRVYGPLFVAGLYFWQLGESHYWGHNAIIRIAPFMRHCALGRLPGRGALSGEILSHDFVEAALMRRAGWAVWIAYDLPGSYEESPPTLIDDLKRDRRWCYGNLMNFRLFPEPGLHPVHRAVFVTGAFSYVSAPLWFLFLICSTALLASHTLIEPQYFIVPNQMFPLWPEWNPQRALALFSATAALLFAPKLLSFLLIALREPARFGGRLALASGMLAESLFSALLAPIRMIFHTQFVCAALAGRSIRWKSPLRDDAETGWCEALNWHGLHMLLGIGWAGLICWLNPASLYWLLPILGAWLLAVPISVFSSRRDAGRLLRRIKLLLIPEEMDMPPELRWMRSALAASPRQPGLVDAAMDPRLNALARACGRARQTTGAEAMARQRALVERAIEVGPAGLDAREKNALLDDPLALSQLHSRLRRWPAPDSHPDWHGGVRTVSPADYLPATVEPQAALCS encoded by the coding sequence ATGGAGCTACATCCTCCCGCCCGAATGATGCCGTGCGCACCGCCGATCCGGCGCAGCAGCATGGCGCCCGCGGCATGGCCGCCGGACAACGCCGGCAAAGCGCGTCCTTGCGATGCGTCGCCTTCACCCATAATACATATGCTGCAGCCGCGCATGCGGCGCTGCGTATTGCTGGCGCTGATTTTCGGACAGTCTTTCCTGGCGACGCACTTCATGCGCCAGGTGCTGCCTTACCATGGCGCGCAGCCGCTCGAGATCGCCGTGCTGACGCTGTTTGCATTGCTCTTCCTGTGGGTGTCGGCGGGCTTCTGGACCGCGCTCATGGGCTTCCTGCAACTGCTCCGCGGCGACCGGAACCTGATATCGAGGCATGGCCTCGGCGACACGCCGATGCCGGCGACGGCGCGCACCGCGATCGTGATGCCGATCTGCAACGAGGATGTGGCGCGGGTGTTCGCCGGGCTGCGTGCCACCTACCGCTCGCTCGCGGAAATGGAATACCTGCCGCATTTCGATTTCTATGTGCTCAGCGACAGCAGCGAAGTCGACTGCCGCGTCGCCGAGCTCGCGGCCTGGGCCGACATGCGCCGCGACTGCGATGCGGCCGGGCGCCTCTTCTACCGCTGGCGCCGCCATCGCATCAAGAAGAAGAGCGGCAACGTCGCCGACTTCTGTCGACGCTGGGGCAGGAACTACGAGTACATGGTGGTGCTCGACGCCGACAGCGTGATGAGCGGCGATTGTCTCGCCACGCTGGTGCGCCTGATGGAAGCCCATTCGGACACGGGCATCATCCAGACCGCGCCGCACACCGCCGGCCGCGATACGCTGTATGCGCGCATGCAGCAGTTCGCGAGCCGCGTCTATGGCCCGCTGTTCGTGGCCGGCCTGTATTTCTGGCAGCTCGGCGAATCGCATTACTGGGGGCACAACGCGATCATCCGCATCGCACCCTTCATGCGCCATTGCGCCCTTGGCCGCCTGCCGGGACGCGGAGCGCTGTCGGGCGAGATCCTGTCCCACGACTTCGTCGAAGCCGCATTGATGCGACGCGCCGGCTGGGCCGTCTGGATCGCCTACGACTTGCCCGGCAGCTACGAGGAATCGCCGCCGACGCTGATCGACGATCTCAAGCGCGATCGCCGCTGGTGCTACGGCAATCTGATGAATTTCCGCCTTTTTCCCGAGCCAGGATTGCATCCGGTGCATCGCGCGGTTTTCGTCACCGGTGCGTTTTCATACGTGTCGGCGCCGCTCTGGTTCCTGTTCCTGATCTGCTCGACTGCGCTCCTGGCGAGCCACACGCTGATCGAGCCGCAGTACTTCATCGTTCCCAACCAGATGTTTCCGCTCTGGCCGGAATGGAATCCGCAGCGCGCGCTGGCGCTGTTTTCGGCGACCGCCGCTTTGCTCTTCGCGCCGAAGCTGCTGAGCTTTCTTCTCATCGCGCTGCGCGAGCCGGCCCGCTTCGGCGGACGTCTCGCGCTGGCGTCTGGCATGCTCGCGGAATCCCTGTTCTCCGCGCTGCTGGCGCCGATCCGCATGATCTTCCACACCCAGTTCGTTTGCGCCGCGCTGGCCGGACGCTCCATCCGCTGGAAATCACCGCTGCGCGACGACGCCGAAACCGGATGGTGCGAAGCACTCAACTGGCATGGCTTGCACATGCTGCTCGGCATCGGCTGGGCGGGTCTGATCTGCTGGCTCAATCCTGCCTCGCTCTACTGGCTGCTGCCCATCCTCGGCGCCTGGCTTCTGGCGGTGCCGATCTCGGTCTTCTCCAGCCGCCGCGATGCCGGCCGCCTGCTGCGCCGAATCAAGTTGCTGCTGATCCCCGAAGAGATGGATATGCCACCGGAATTGCGCTGGATGCGGTCCGCGCTTGCAGCGTCTCCGCGGCAGCCGGGCCTGGTCGATGCCGCCATGGATCCTCGACTGAATGCCCTTGCCCGCGCTTGCGGCAGGGCACGGCAGACGACCGGCGCGGAGGCCATGGCGCGACAGCGGGCGCTGGTCGAACGCGCCATCGAGGTCGGGCCCGCCGGACTCGACGCCAGGGAAAAGAACGCACTGCTGGATGATCCGCTCGCCCTGTCGCAGCTCCACTCCAGACTGCGGCGGTGGCCCGCACCCGACTCTCATCCGGACTGGCATGGAGGCGTGCGGACCGTGAGCCCCGCCGATTATTTGCCGGCAACGGTGGAGCCACAGGCGGCCTTATGCTCCTAG
- a CDS encoding ferredoxin reductase family protein, producing the protein MKILLGSLLAMVSVAWGMGVSATGGSSGGSLPWVIRQEAHYISGLLSLALMSLAMYLSTRPVWLETPLGGMDRVYRTHKWAGILGVSFAVVHWLVEEVVGDILKAMVGREGRIPKEKFTGFLEVMRDLAKDMGEWTFYFVLAMLVITLWKRFPYKPWRVLHQAMPVLYLMLALHAAMLAPTDYWTQPVGILIALFGAAGIYGALYSLAGCIGRSRRASGTVAAIEQPAPDVLTVSCQLDNNWRGHRPGQFAFITFDDKEGAHPFTIASADRGDRSISFQIKVLGDYTRTLSKRLEVGHAVKVEGPYGRFDMARQDSSARQIWIAGGIGVTPFLAWLDSLQQAPNQVSADLHYCTRDRTNDPFVARIEAGCATLPGIRLHIYGAQQGETLSAADVAAAQNGSRRSEIWFCGPQGLAEKLKHELGCIGQGRFSFHQEAFEMR; encoded by the coding sequence ATGAAAATCTTGCTCGGTTCGCTTCTCGCCATGGTCTCAGTCGCTTGGGGAATGGGTGTATCTGCCACGGGCGGCAGCAGTGGCGGCAGCCTGCCATGGGTAATCCGACAGGAAGCCCATTATATAAGCGGTCTTCTGTCCCTCGCCTTGATGTCGCTGGCAATGTACTTATCTACACGCCCCGTCTGGCTTGAAACCCCGCTCGGCGGCATGGACCGAGTTTATCGCACCCACAAATGGGCTGGCATTCTCGGGGTGAGCTTTGCGGTAGTGCACTGGCTGGTCGAGGAAGTTGTTGGAGACATTCTCAAGGCGATGGTCGGCCGCGAAGGACGCATACCCAAGGAGAAGTTCACCGGCTTCCTCGAAGTGATGCGCGACCTGGCCAAGGACATGGGCGAGTGGACGTTTTATTTTGTGCTGGCGATGCTGGTCATCACCCTATGGAAGCGATTCCCCTATAAACCCTGGCGAGTATTGCATCAGGCAATGCCGGTGCTTTATTTGATGCTGGCGCTACATGCAGCTATGCTCGCTCCCACCGATTATTGGACACAGCCAGTTGGCATTCTCATCGCGTTGTTCGGCGCTGCCGGAATCTATGGCGCCCTATACTCACTGGCCGGTTGCATCGGACGCTCACGCCGCGCCAGCGGGACAGTGGCGGCCATCGAGCAACCTGCCCCGGATGTGCTCACCGTCAGTTGCCAACTCGACAACAACTGGCGTGGTCATCGCCCCGGACAGTTTGCATTCATTACCTTCGACGATAAAGAAGGGGCTCATCCATTCACGATCGCCAGCGCGGATCGGGGTGATCGGAGCATCAGTTTCCAGATCAAGGTGCTCGGTGATTACACCCGCACCCTGAGTAAGCGGCTGGAAGTCGGTCACGCCGTCAAGGTTGAGGGGCCTTATGGTCGCTTCGATATGGCCCGGCAGGATTCGAGTGCCCGACAAATCTGGATTGCCGGCGGGATCGGAGTGACGCCCTTCCTGGCCTGGCTGGACTCGTTGCAACAGGCGCCGAACCAGGTTTCAGCGGATCTCCACTACTGCACCCGTGATCGAACCAATGATCCCTTTGTCGCCCGCATCGAGGCAGGCTGCGCCACGTTGCCTGGCATCCGTCTGCACATTTATGGCGCCCAACAGGGCGAAACATTGAGTGCTGCCGATGTGGCCGCTGCACAGAATGGTTCACGCCGGTCGGAAATCTGGTTCTGTGGGCCACAAGGATTGGCCGAAAAGCTCAAGCATGAACTTGGGTGTATTGGGCAAGGCCGGTTCAGTTTTCATCAAGAAGCATTTGAAATGCGGTGA
- a CDS encoding BON domain-containing protein yields the protein MPLPKSLSHIGITASILLALGSVTAAYAADEPSNEPMRSGGTGTGAYPSDSAITAKVKAAFISNKLSGISVTADLGVVDLSGSVATEELRQQATRIASSVDGVRGVDYAGLSIEKKGS from the coding sequence ATGCCGCTCCCCAAATCTCTTTCCCATATTGGTATTACAGCATCAATCCTGCTCGCCCTTGGCAGCGTGACAGCAGCGTATGCGGCGGATGAGCCCAGCAACGAACCCATGCGGAGCGGCGGTACAGGTACAGGTGCCTACCCGAGCGACTCTGCGATCACCGCGAAAGTCAAGGCCGCTTTCATTTCAAACAAGCTGTCCGGCATCTCCGTGACAGCCGATCTGGGTGTGGTTGATCTTTCCGGATCTGTGGCAACGGAGGAATTGCGACAGCAGGCTACCAGGATTGCATCTAGCGTCGATGGGGTCAGAGGCGTGGATTATGCGGGCCTGTCGATCGAGAAGAAGGGATCCTGA
- a CDS encoding mechanosensitive ion channel family protein, giving the protein MPAYDFFDWNLHPWMEAGVSALAALLVAAIVYRIGRLVLRRVAAPYVTASVVLRRAERPFEFILPLLGLQVVWNNAASDLHLIELVRHLNSLLLIVAITWLGIQGIRGAFDAVIARHPLDVADNLEARRIQTQSRVISRVLMSLVALIGLSSILMSFPYVRQVGMSLLASAGVAGLVAGMAARPVLGNLIAGLQIALSQPIRIDDVVIVENEWGRIEEITGTYVVVQLWDERRLVVPLQWFVEHPFQNWTRSDARIIGTVFLWVDYRMPLQPLRDELARICKGAPEWDGRVALLQVTETSERALQLRVLVSSADAPRNWDLRCLVREALVDYVQKHYPQHLPTLRAGVITGAPEREHDRRPPDAAGSG; this is encoded by the coding sequence ATGCCCGCATACGACTTTTTCGATTGGAATCTTCACCCATGGATGGAGGCCGGCGTCAGCGCGCTGGCCGCGCTGCTGGTGGCGGCGATCGTCTATCGCATCGGCCGCCTGGTGCTGAGGCGCGTGGCGGCGCCGTATGTGACGGCGAGCGTCGTGCTGCGCCGTGCGGAGCGTCCGTTCGAGTTCATCCTGCCACTGCTCGGCCTCCAGGTCGTCTGGAATAACGCGGCATCGGACCTGCACCTGATCGAACTGGTACGCCATCTCAATTCGCTGCTGCTGATCGTGGCGATCACCTGGCTTGGCATACAGGGCATTCGCGGCGCCTTCGACGCGGTGATCGCGCGGCATCCGCTCGATGTCGCCGACAACCTCGAGGCACGCCGCATCCAGACGCAGTCGCGCGTGATTTCCAGAGTGCTTATGTCATTGGTTGCGCTGATCGGTCTTTCCTCGATCCTGATGAGTTTCCCGTACGTCCGCCAAGTGGGGATGAGCTTGCTCGCCTCGGCCGGCGTCGCCGGCCTGGTGGCCGGCATGGCTGCAAGGCCGGTGCTGGGCAACCTGATCGCCGGGCTGCAAATCGCCCTCTCCCAGCCGATCCGGATCGATGACGTGGTGATCGTGGAAAACGAGTGGGGCCGGATCGAGGAGATCACCGGGACCTATGTCGTGGTGCAGTTGTGGGACGAGCGGCGGCTGGTGGTGCCGCTGCAATGGTTCGTCGAGCATCCGTTCCAGAACTGGACGCGCAGCGATGCGCGCATCATCGGCACGGTATTCCTCTGGGTCGACTACCGCATGCCGCTGCAGCCGCTGCGCGACGAGCTCGCACGCATTTGCAAGGGGGCACCCGAATGGGACGGACGCGTGGCGCTGCTCCAGGTGACCGAAACCTCCGAGCGCGCGCTGCAGTTGCGCGTGCTGGTCAGTTCCGCCGATGCGCCGCGCAACTGGGATTTGCGCTGCCTGGTGCGCGAAGCCCTGGTGGATTATGTTCAAAAGCATTATCCGCAGCATTTGCCGACGCTCCGTGCCGGCGTCATAACGGGCGCACCAGAGAGGGAGCACGACCGGCGGCCGCCGGATGCCGCCGGTTCCGGCTGA
- the epsA gene encoding XrtB/PEP-CTERM-associated transcriptional regulator EpsA, whose product MTSLVEIPKNTGDHFFDVLHKSMHIRRHTQLFMWLQGELQTLLPHDVLLVAYGNFSTGRLRYDVISSVPGVSTTGFSHVDIKDLISGLFDRWVRHGHTTYTLDTTAGVILNSSCQCNLHRALRGMRSVLVQGMRDERAAIDVLYVAFRSNGHFDEGTRRMFEILLPHIDCASRRISALAEHGAREDLKNPPADESAQLTERESEILRWVSNGKTNYEIGIILGISPFTVKNHLQRIFRKIDVSNRAQAVSRFEEINRQQQ is encoded by the coding sequence ATGACATCTCTTGTAGAAATCCCAAAAAACACTGGCGATCATTTTTTCGATGTCCTGCACAAGTCGATGCATATTCGACGGCATACACAGCTCTTCATGTGGCTACAGGGAGAATTGCAGACCCTGTTGCCACATGATGTGCTTTTGGTTGCCTATGGCAATTTTTCCACCGGAAGACTACGTTACGACGTCATCTCGTCGGTTCCCGGTGTCAGCACCACGGGTTTTTCCCATGTTGACATCAAAGACCTGATCTCCGGGCTTTTCGACCGCTGGGTCAGGCATGGTCACACCACTTACACTCTCGACACAACCGCAGGCGTGATCCTGAACAGTTCATGCCAATGCAATTTGCACCGCGCGTTGCGCGGCATGCGTTCCGTGCTGGTACAAGGCATGCGGGACGAGCGTGCCGCCATTGATGTGCTGTACGTGGCGTTCCGCAGCAATGGCCATTTCGATGAAGGTACGCGGCGAATGTTTGAAATCCTGCTGCCACACATCGATTGTGCCAGCCGCCGGATTTCCGCTTTGGCCGAACACGGCGCGCGGGAAGATCTGAAAAATCCACCTGCGGATGAATCGGCACAGCTTACAGAGAGGGAAAGCGAAATCCTGCGCTGGGTCAGCAACGGCAAGACCAATTACGAGATCGGCATCATCCTGGGTATCAGCCCGTTCACGGTCAAGAACCATTTGCAGCGCATTTTCCGCAAGATAGACGTCAGCAACCGTGCCCAGGCAGTATCGCGTTTCGAAGAAATAAACCGGCAACAGCAGTAG
- the otsB gene encoding trehalose-phosphatase, whose amino-acid sequence MKYFFSHEGYPAMKRLAADDKVLVGLDFDGTLAPIVQDPPRAQMSVPIAHELERLCAVTPVAIISGRELGDLEQRITVRAAYLIGNHGNEGLAAVTVDGGACRKICAEWTKQLRRMPESRADDVFIEPKRYMVSVHYRLANDHLATQQKLSRLFGRLKPAPRVVHGKCVFDLIPPGAVCKDDTMSLLATQTQADVVLYVGDDECDELVFASAQPDWITVRVGYWSHSAAKYYLRCQREVSDLLLLLNLRLGLAASNSP is encoded by the coding sequence ATGAAATATTTCTTTTCCCACGAAGGCTATCCTGCAATGAAGCGCCTTGCCGCTGACGACAAGGTATTGGTCGGGCTCGACTTTGACGGCACGCTGGCGCCCATCGTGCAGGATCCGCCGCGCGCGCAGATGTCGGTACCGATTGCGCACGAACTCGAACGTCTCTGCGCTGTTACCCCCGTCGCGATCATTTCGGGGCGCGAACTCGGCGACCTGGAACAGCGCATCACGGTCAGGGCCGCCTATCTGATCGGCAACCACGGTAACGAAGGACTGGCGGCAGTCACGGTCGACGGCGGCGCCTGCCGCAAAATCTGCGCGGAGTGGACGAAACAGTTGCGGCGCATGCCTGAATCGCGCGCAGACGACGTTTTCATCGAGCCGAAGAGATATATGGTTTCAGTACACTATCGCCTCGCCAACGATCATCTGGCGACGCAGCAGAAGCTGTCGCGCCTGTTCGGCAGATTGAAGCCGGCGCCGCGCGTGGTGCATGGCAAATGCGTTTTCGACCTGATACCGCCAGGCGCCGTCTGCAAGGACGACACCATGAGCCTGCTCGCAACGCAGACGCAAGCGGATGTCGTGCTTTATGTCGGCGACGACGAATGCGACGAACTGGTGTTTGCCAGCGCACAGCCGGATTGGATAACCGTCCGCGTCGGCTACTGGAGCCATAGCGCGGCGAAATATTATCTGCGTTGCCAGCGCGAAGTTAGCGATCTGCTGCTCTTGCTGAACCTGCGCTTGGGACTGGCAGCTTCCAACAGCCCCTGA
- a CDS encoding alpha,alpha-trehalose-phosphate synthase (UDP-forming) encodes MEAGDPAPAAARSALRRRDHRRLQPRTLHPCQRRTGCRSAAPSFWHIPWPNPESFGICPWRNEILEGLLGSTILGFHTAYHCKNFIETVDRFLETRVERETSTISYRGKLTMVQDYPISIQWPDALSPGAPPFAETRQAMRQRFGIGDEQRLALGVDRLDYTKGIIERFEAVERLLEKFPAWAGCYVLIQIAAPSRSALQDYQNFAQKVRDSAERINQRFATGDYRPIRLLIEQHSTASVVEHYRACDICLVTSLHDGMNLVAKEFVAARDDEAGVLILSQFAGAAGELREALVVNPYDLEETAAALQIALTMPLAEQRERMRSLRHLVRDFIIYRWAGRMLLDGAEVRRRARVRERIFSYQSRYSGSLQ; translated from the coding sequence GTGGAAGCCGGAGACCCTGCGCCAGCTGCTGCGCGATCAGCCCTACGGCGACGAGATCATCGTCGTCTCCAACCGCGAACCCTACATCCATGTCAACGGCGTACAGGGTGTCGAAGTGCAGCGCCCTCCTTCTGGCACATTCCCTGGCCGAACCCGGAATCCTTCGGCATCTGCCCCTGGCGCAATGAAATCCTCGAAGGCCTGCTCGGCAGCACCATTCTCGGCTTCCATACGGCATATCACTGCAAGAACTTCATCGAGACGGTCGACCGCTTCCTTGAAACCCGCGTCGAGCGCGAAACATCCACCATCTCCTACCGCGGCAAGCTGACCATGGTGCAGGACTATCCGATCTCGATCCAGTGGCCGGACGCCTTGTCGCCCGGCGCACCGCCGTTCGCCGAGACCCGCCAGGCCATGCGCCAGCGTTTCGGCATCGGCGACGAACAACGGCTCGCGCTTGGCGTAGATCGTCTCGATTACACAAAGGGCATCATCGAGCGCTTCGAGGCGGTGGAGCGCCTGCTCGAAAAATTCCCGGCCTGGGCCGGGTGCTACGTACTGATACAGATCGCCGCACCGTCGCGCTCGGCGCTGCAGGATTACCAGAACTTCGCGCAGAAGGTGCGCGACTCCGCCGAGCGCATCAACCAGCGCTTCGCAACCGGCGACTATCGACCGATCCGCCTGCTGATCGAACAGCATTCCACCGCATCGGTGGTCGAACACTATCGTGCTTGCGATATCTGCCTGGTCACCAGCCTGCACGACGGCATGAACCTGGTGGCGAAGGAATTCGTCGCCGCGCGCGACGACGAAGCCGGCGTGCTGATCCTGAGCCAGTTCGCCGGCGCCGCCGGGGAACTGCGCGAGGCGCTGGTGGTGAACCCTTACGACCTGGAAGAAACGGCCGCCGCATTGCAGATCGCCCTGACCATGCCGCTCGCGGAACAGCGCGAACGCATGCGCAGTCTGCGCCACCTGGTGCGCGACTTCATCATTTACCGCTGGGCCGGACGCATGCTGCTTGACGGCGCGGAGGTGAGACGGCGCGCCAGAGTGCGCGAACGCATTTTCAGCTACCAATCACGCTACTCCGGGAGTCTGCAATGA
- a CDS encoding glucan biosynthesis protein G yields MRIIRAACLVVLWFCLPSFNNVHAFDFDDVNRQARQLATASYQKPDNDLTTELKNLSYDQYRDIRFRPEASLWRSDGLPFEVAFFHRGGFFQEKVKINEIAGNAVREIKFDPNRFDYGRNKIDVTRMRSLGFSGFRLHYPINRAGYKDEVAAFLGASYFRALGKNQLYGVSARGLAVDTAQSSGEEFPRFTEFWLERPEQAAKQIRFYALLDSPRVTGAYRFVLTPGEDTVMDVKVRLYLRDKVALIGVAPLTSMFLFGENQHFGGDDYRPEVHDSDGLSIHSGSGEWLWRPLLDPKRLLVTSFAQNDPLGFGLMQRDRNFCHYEDLEAHYQQRPSVWIEPRGKWGSGRVELVQIPVPDETNDNIVAFWVPDAPMQPGEARDFEYRMLWQKNKETTPPGAWVVQTRRGRAYTKNLDSSIGLLVDFDGPALRKLAANVKPKLIVSADANGQIIESEVYRNDVNGGWRLSLRVRRVDAAKPVEMRAQLRGNGNKESETWSYILPPE; encoded by the coding sequence ATGAGGATAATACGTGCCGCCTGCCTTGTCGTCTTATGGTTTTGCCTGCCGTCCTTCAATAACGTCCACGCTTTCGACTTCGATGACGTAAACCGGCAAGCTCGCCAGTTGGCGACGGCTTCGTATCAGAAGCCGGATAACGACCTCACGACCGAATTAAAAAACCTCAGCTACGACCAGTACCGCGACATCCGCTTCAGGCCGGAAGCATCGCTGTGGCGGAGCGACGGGTTGCCATTCGAAGTGGCGTTTTTTCATCGCGGCGGATTTTTCCAGGAGAAAGTGAAAATCAATGAAATCGCTGGCAACGCGGTCCGTGAAATCAAGTTCGACCCCAATCGCTTCGATTACGGCCGGAACAAGATCGATGTCACTCGCATGCGCAGCCTCGGCTTTTCCGGTTTCCGCCTTCACTATCCGATCAATCGGGCCGGCTACAAGGACGAGGTAGCGGCGTTCCTCGGCGCCAGCTATTTCCGCGCGCTCGGCAAGAACCAATTGTACGGCGTATCGGCGCGCGGACTGGCGGTCGACACGGCGCAGAGTTCCGGCGAGGAATTTCCGCGCTTCACCGAGTTCTGGCTGGAGCGGCCGGAGCAGGCGGCGAAACAAATCAGGTTTTACGCCCTGCTCGATTCACCGCGCGTTACCGGCGCCTACCGCTTCGTGCTGACGCCGGGCGAGGACACGGTGATGGACGTCAAGGTGCGCCTGTATCTGCGCGACAAGGTCGCCCTGATCGGCGTGGCGCCCCTGACCAGCATGTTCCTTTTCGGTGAGAACCAGCATTTCGGCGGCGACGACTACCGCCCCGAGGTGCATGATTCCGACGGCCTGTCGATCCATTCCGGCAGCGGCGAATGGCTATGGCGCCCGCTACTGGACCCGAAACGGCTCCTGGTGACCTCGTTCGCGCAGAACGACCCGCTCGGCTTCGGCCTCATGCAGCGCGACCGCAACTTCTGCCACTACGAAGATCTCGAAGCGCACTATCAGCAGCGGCCCAGCGTCTGGATCGAACCCAGGGGCAAATGGGGCAGCGGCCGCGTCGAGCTGGTGCAGATACCGGTGCCCGACGAAACCAACGACAACATCGTCGCCTTCTGGGTCCCGGATGCGCCCATGCAGCCCGGCGAAGCGCGCGATTTCGAATACCGCATGCTGTGGCAGAAGAACAAGGAAACGACACCGCCCGGCGCATGGGTCGTGCAGACGCGCCGCGGGCGTGCCTATACCAAGAACCTCGACAGCAGCATCGGCCTGCTCGTGGATTTCGATGGGCCGGCATTGCGCAAGCTGGCGGCTAACGTCAAGCCGAAGCTGATCGTCTCCGCCGACGCGAACGGCCAGATCATCGAAAGCGAGGTTTACCGCAACGACGTAAACGGCGGCTGGCGGCTCAGCCTGCGCGTGCGCCGCGTCGATGCGGCAAAGCCGGTCGAGATGCGCGCGCAACTGCGCGGCAATGGCAACAAGGAATCGGAGACATGGAGCTACATCCTCCCGCCCGAATGA
- a CDS encoding DUF481 domain-containing protein, whose translation MAFPKYFFVPGALIAGALFCTRAFADTVVVRSGEQLGGRILHKSGDTLVLQTDYAGEIRIQWSKIVSIETASPVVLQLDGADNPFSARLEAGNAEQVSVLRVEGAAWAETPETIPLARVAYINPLPEETRNGVTYKGRASLSVTKTEGNTRNETIYAGTDFSARAMAYRYELSVKGTRGNESDRLTNSNWLANGNYDRFLDPKHFLYGRASAEHDAFKGIDRRDMIGAGYGLQLVDTPQTQFSFRGGVDYVTARHIVTGDEQYPSLGWGVKFSHRLESYRAELFHEQEGFWNVSDTSQITLRTRSGLRVPLMAGVTSTAQLNIDWERRPDPGRKPIDSMLLFGLGYEW comes from the coding sequence ATGGCGTTTCCAAAATATTTCTTCGTGCCCGGCGCACTGATTGCCGGCGCCCTTTTTTGCACGCGGGCCTTCGCCGACACTGTCGTGGTCCGCAGCGGCGAACAGCTGGGCGGCAGGATTCTGCACAAGAGCGGCGATACGCTGGTCCTGCAGACCGACTACGCCGGCGAAATCAGGATCCAGTGGAGCAAGATCGTTTCGATCGAAACCGCTTCGCCCGTGGTCCTGCAGCTCGACGGCGCCGATAACCCGTTCAGCGCACGGCTGGAAGCCGGCAATGCCGAACAGGTATCGGTGCTGCGCGTCGAGGGCGCGGCGTGGGCCGAAACTCCGGAAACGATTCCGCTCGCTCGCGTGGCCTACATCAACCCGTTGCCGGAGGAAACGCGCAATGGCGTTACCTACAAGGGACGCGCCAGCCTGTCGGTCACCAAGACGGAAGGCAATACCCGCAACGAGACCATTTATGCCGGAACCGACTTTTCCGCGCGCGCGATGGCATATCGCTACGAACTCAGCGTCAAGGGCACGCGCGGCAACGAATCCGACCGGCTGACCAATTCGAACTGGCTGGCGAACGGAAACTACGACCGCTTCCTCGACCCGAAGCACTTCCTGTACGGCCGCGCTTCGGCCGAACACGACGCGTTCAAGGGCATCGACCGGCGCGACATGATCGGCGCCGGTTATGGACTGCAACTCGTCGACACGCCGCAAACACAGTTTTCGTTTCGCGGCGGGGTCGATTACGTAACTGCCCGGCATATCGTCACCGGCGACGAGCAATATCCCTCGCTCGGATGGGGCGTGAAGTTTTCACACAGGCTGGAAAGCTATCGCGCCGAGTTGTTCCACGAGCAGGAGGGCTTCTGGAACGTCAGCGACACCAGCCAGATCACACTGCGCACCCGCAGCGGACTGCGCGTGCCGCTGATGGCCGGCGTCACCTCGACCGCGCAGCTCAATATCGACTGGGAGCGACGCCCCGACCCGGGGCGCAAGCCGATCGACTCAATGCTGCTGTTCGGCTTGGGCTATGAATGGTAA